In Metopolophium dirhodum isolate CAU chromosome 5, ASM1992520v1, whole genome shotgun sequence, the sequence caatattaattaaaaatgtaaataaaaattaatattattagttctgTACTGATGAATTTCGAgtttgcataataattattattgttgtcactTTCACAgcttattatttcttataactGAGTTACATATATACAACCATATATAAGTTTtgtggttttataatattgatgccTTGAAACTATTTTCGACATGTCAGTAAATTAAAAAGTGAGCAAGTAGGTAACCGCTCTGCAGTACAAGTGTCAAGTGTATCTCACCATTAATAGTAGGTCACTGTATgtaggtgttaaatttgaattcaataataaatcactgCATGCGAAAGCGATTCTGGGCGGGGATAATCTCTCagtctatatattttactgcctaatattatagttgttttacCATCATAATGGTATTATGGGGAGGATGGCGGTAGCCTGCTCATGGCCCTCCCTGCATTCGCTAATAAACCAGAACAGACAACTTAAAAACAAGAAGTCCTCTTTTTTTACGCAACTAATACCACCACCAAAACGCTGTTACCCAGCCTACACagtaacatgcaaaaaggtccttataggatataatattgGATAATATTGGATATCCAGTCTGGTCGAATAACGCACGCTCAGGAAAGATGGATACGCTTTTAAACAGTGCAATGCGGTTAATAAGCAGAGTAGTACAATCAACGCCGATACCATGGCTGCCAGTTCTTTCAAATATCGCACCACCAGAAATCAGAAGGAATGAAGCATTTTAGTAAGACTATTTATTAAGACCAATGCCTACAAAAACTCAATCCTCTACAAATACTTATAGAAAATGTGCCTGATAGACAAGGTCAAAAAAACCACCATGGGTCAAAGCCAGAGAGCTAATCCAGTGACCAGTTGCATTCATTCAAATTCTGCAATGCTAAACAATGGCAGAAGGGGTGACTGGGCAATACGACATTACATAAAAGTTTGATAAAGGACACCACACAAAGATTTAAAGGGTTCGAACTTCCACGGCGAGAATGTAACCGATTAAGAACTGGACACGGAAGATGTCGACATATGATGTTCAAGTGGAAATTAAAGGACAGTCCAGAATGTGATTGTAGAAATGACAGCCAGACTATCAGACATATTACAGACGAATGCCCGAATAGAAGGTTCGAGTCGGGCATTAATGGGATTGATAAAGTTACGAAGGAAGCATTTGAATGGATAAGGGCCTTGGACATAGAAATCtagattttactaaaataatactataatgtaatgTACTGTTATCAATATcacttataaattttattttattttatttattgtattttaaatgttactgTGTTATTGTTGccatacgaataaaaaaaaaatggtactatactactatagtaatacAGTAGGCGTTATACGGTATAAATAGGAATTCCGTAACAAGTTTTAAAGAATAAAGTCACTTTTAATATGCCGACTTTTAAAAGGTCAACAATTagaaaaagtgggtaagtggatgtcgctctgctgtaaagtaggttccaagtgggtcactgtaatgcatGGGTTCTCAACCTTTTGAGGTCCACGCCCCctttcaaactattttatatgTTCACGCCTCCCcctcactattataatattgatatatgtataacatttatatgtCAACTATACTTTAATGTTGGTAATTGGATTAATATGAATACAACTTCAATgacgtttttttaatattaaatgaatttatttgcacaaaaaaaaaatattattataatttaaaattaattttaactattattaaatatacaattaatgagaGGGTTGGCcctgtttatttttaatcaatttttttatgtttggcGACATCTGTGATAATACGCATCTCAAATCACTCTCCACGTCCAATCGTGCTcgatatttctattttatataagCAAGCGCCGAAAAGCCAGACTCGCAGAGGTAGGTGGAAGAAAACTGAACCAATAACTTCGCAGCTTCATTGGCAACTTCCGGATAAATAGAGAGATAACACAGCCAAAAATCTTCaacagtcttatttttaaagtCTTCTTTTGCTTGTGAATCATTCTTAAGGTCGATGGTTTGCTCTTGAAGATAATCTGGAAGTATGTCCACATCAATTTTGAATGGAtctaatactaatttaaattgcCAGTTCTCTGTAGAAATATCAGGAAAATACTTTGATAGTTGGTCTTTTAAAGATACCAGATGTGCTGAAATCAATTCCTTAAACTCATTctcgataatatttaatatgtgatttTCGGTATCATCAAGAAGTTCATTAAGCCGTGGAAAAGATGAGAAATTAGGTTTGGTCGCACAAAGACGGCGTTGccacaatgatattttttctaaaaaagctTGAATTGTATCGTACGACTTCAGAATATTTGTATGTCcttgaagttttaaatttagaacATTTAGGAATCCAAAAAAGTCTGCTAAATAACGGCAACGTTTTcatttttcgtgtttttttttcaacattttcacGCCCCCCCTGAAATTTTGTCACGCCTCCCTAGGGGGGCGCGCCCCCCaggttgagaaccactgctgtaatggatggtgttaaatttgaattcaatgatataatatcattgtataagaaaaacgattctgagcgaaaacggtcagttagcatgtgatattactaagtatatttgatgatattattgtgaataaagtaatttatatatttacctatttatgtggaaccttgttttaaattttcaatccttagctacaaaagttgaacatgttataaatttttaactacaaaataattattaaacatttgtcgttccactcagaatctaaaacattataaaaatggtTCATTGAAtactttaaattcaatataagtcgtatgatattttatttgttgtattaattcattatttattatttgcaaatTTGCGTTAATGACACGTAATTCAGGTAGCATTTccaccaagttaataatttatgtacttcGTCTGTagcttagattttaaaatttaaaattctagtGAGAATACGATCCAATATAAATGTATCTTTTAATTGTTTCGTAGATCGTCTTTTTATTGACGACAAGTTACCAATTAAAACTATGATAACTTCTAGATGTATCTACCTGTATAaccacattttcaaaaatagtatCTGTTTTCATaacattcaaaacaaaatttatataaCGATTTAAACCAtttcgttataacttataaccactAAACCACGTAATAAACGAGCTACTGGGGGACGGAATGGCCGAGCAGACTAAGGTGTCGGTTGCGACACGCACCGACGTCGGTTCGATCCCAGCCACGggcgacatttttttttctgaaagtcACGGTGCccggagagagaggccgccatctcTCACCCAGGTATAGCGGATACCTACGGAGGCCCACTAGAACATTCTGCCAAACACACAAACGTGTTCCTCCAACCGTTAATGGCctcagttgccgggcttaagaccaatgaaaaaaaaaacgaactaTCAGCACCAGTATGACGCAagagtatattatttgaaaattacaattatagacccataataatctatattattcaattaaattgtataaacagtaatttcatttgtttattatcaaacatgcctgtgaataattaaaaaaattattataataatataccaataaaaattaatatgaatgaattcatttaaaatttacattttattgtaaatatcaaacacttggtttttattttattttctggaaTACGTTCGGAATTGATTGCCTATTGAAATCACACCAAACAAGAAATTGTGTAGAACATTTTTACTTCAGCAATAAGTGTTTTACCTGAAACATATAAGAATGTCGCCATATAAACGAATTGCGGCTTTTCTAGTtctatttctaaattttaaaaactgcgAGTGGCCAGCtatagtgtttgaaattcaaataagaTAAACACACTATGCTGTCATTGCCCATTGGAAAGTATTAACATGCATTTAATCAGCTACCAAAACAataacgaaacaaaaaaaaagtcgtGTTGGAAAATGATTCaaataatacgtaaatattttattttggcgaATACTATTTATCACtgactaaaataatgaaacatttggggaaaatgtatatttaatattaacactggtatattataatattcatagaaCATG encodes:
- the LOC132945682 gene encoding protein FAM200C-like, with translation MEQVSNTVGDKIVRHTNILKSYDTIQAFLEKISLWQRRLCATKPNFSSFPRLNELLDDTENHILNIIENEFKELISAHLVSLKDQLSKYFPDISTENWQFKLVLDPFKIDVDILPDYLQEQTIDLKNDSQAKEDFKNKTVEDFWLCYLSIYPEVANEAAKLLVQFSSTYLCESGFSALAYIK